From one Nycticebus coucang isolate mNycCou1 chromosome 14, mNycCou1.pri, whole genome shotgun sequence genomic stretch:
- the LOC128564410 gene encoding olfactory receptor 481-like — protein sequence METGNTTIVTEFIILGLAEDPTLRSVFFVVFLGIYIVTILGNISIIMLIRKSPQLHTPMYLFLSHLAFVDIGYSTSVTPIMIVSFLRERTAIPVAGCIAQLGSDVVFGTAECFLLAAMAYDRYVAICSPLLYSTHMSRRVCIILLVASYLGGCVNSSSCTGCLLSLTFCGPNRINHFFCDLPPLVKLSCTHIYIAEISPVISAGSIIVITLFIIVLSYLYILHLILKMHSTGGRHKAFSTCTSHLTAVTLFYGTVTFVYIVPQSSHSADHSKVMSVFYTVVIPMLNPLIYSLRNKEVKEAMRKLMARIHSSLERNPV from the coding sequence atggagactggaaacACCACAATTGTAACAGAATTCATTATTTTGGGGTTAGCAGAGGATCCTACTCTTCGTTCAGTCTTCTTTGTGGTCTTTCTAGGAATCTATATTGTTACCATATTGGGCAACATCAGCATAATCATGTTAATTCGAAAAAGCCCTCAGCTTCACACCCCTATGTACCTCTTCCTCAGCCATTTGGCCTTTGTGGACATTGGCTATTCCACATCAGTCACGCCTATCATGATTGTGAGTTTCCTAAGGGAGAGAACAGCTATCCCTGTTGCTGGCTGCATAGCCCAGCTTGGCTCTGATGTTGTCTTTGGGACAGCCGAGTGCTTCCTGCTGGCTGCCATGGCCTATGATCGCTACGTGGCCATCTGCTCCCCACTTCTCTACTCCACACACATGTCTCGCAGGGTCTGCATCATCTTATTGGTTGCTTCCTATCTGGGTGGTTGTGTAAATTCTTCATCATGTACTGGCTGCTTATTGAGCTTGACTTTCTGTGGACCAAATAGAATCAACCATTTCTTCTGTGACCTCCCTCCACTTGTGAAGCTTTCTTGTACCCATATTTATATTGCTGAAATATCTCCCGTCATCTCAGCTGGGTCAATCATTGTGATCACACTGTTTATCATAGTTTTGTCATATCTTTACATCCTCCACTTGATCCTGAAAATGCACTCCACTGGGGGAAGGCACAAGGCCTTCTCCACCTGCACCTCCCACCTCACTGCAGTCACTCTGTTCTATGGGACAGTTACATTTGTTTATATTGTACCACAGTCAAGCCACTCAGCTGATCATAGTAAAGTAATGTCCGTGTTCTACACAGTAGTGATCCCCATGCTGAACCCTCTGATCTACAGTCTGAGAAACAAGGAGGTGAAAGAGGCCATGAGAAAATTGATGGCAAGAATACATTCCTCATTGGAAAGAAATCCAGTGTGA